A genomic stretch from Microbacterium proteolyticum includes:
- a CDS encoding undecaprenyl-diphosphate phosphatase has protein sequence MHIFEVIILGLVQGLTEFLPISSSAHLRIVGEFLPSQTDPGATFTAITQIGTELAVLIYFRKKIARVISRWFLSLSGKVPRNDPDARMGWLVIIGTIPIALLGVLLQSLIRDNFRSLWITAVVLIVFGILLGLADHYGARRRDLDDLTYPHGVAYGFAQALALVPGVSRSGATTTLGRALGYKRTAAAEYSFLLAVPAVFASGLFELYKSFDEGTGPYNLGETAIATVIAFVVGYLVIAFLMQYLKRGSFLPFVIYRVALGIVIIVLLVLGVVPAESAIMAG, from the coding sequence ATGCATATCTTCGAGGTCATCATCCTCGGGCTCGTTCAGGGCCTCACCGAATTCCTTCCCATCTCCTCCAGTGCGCACTTGCGCATCGTGGGCGAGTTCCTCCCGTCGCAGACCGACCCCGGCGCGACCTTCACCGCCATCACCCAGATCGGTACCGAGCTCGCGGTGCTGATCTACTTCCGCAAGAAGATCGCGCGAGTGATCTCGCGGTGGTTCCTGTCGCTCAGCGGCAAGGTCCCGCGCAACGACCCCGACGCGCGGATGGGGTGGCTCGTGATCATCGGCACCATCCCCATCGCGTTGCTGGGCGTGCTGCTGCAGAGCCTCATCCGCGACAACTTCCGCAGCCTGTGGATCACGGCGGTGGTGCTCATCGTGTTCGGCATCCTGCTCGGGCTCGCCGACCACTATGGCGCGCGCCGTCGCGACCTCGACGACCTGACCTACCCGCACGGCGTCGCCTACGGTTTCGCGCAGGCCCTCGCCCTGGTGCCCGGTGTCTCGCGCTCGGGCGCGACGACCACGCTGGGACGCGCACTGGGCTACAAGCGCACCGCCGCGGCGGAGTACTCGTTCCTGCTCGCCGTCCCCGCGGTGTTCGCCAGCGGGCTGTTCGAGCTCTACAAGAGCTTCGACGAGGGCACCGGCCCCTACAACCTCGGCGAGACGGCGATCGCGACGGTCATCGCGTTCGTGGTCGGCTACCTCGTCATCGCGTTCCTCATGCAGTACCTCAAGCGCGGCAGCTTCCTGCCGTTCGTGATCTACCGCGTGGCGCTCGGCATCGTGATCATCGTGCTCCTCGTGCTCGGGGTGGTCCCGGCCGAGTCGGCCATCATGGCCGGATAG
- a CDS encoding HAD family hydrolase, with the protein MTSPAPAAVLWDMDGTLVDTEPYWMAAETPLVERFGGTWTHEQALGMVGLALEDSARLLQNAGVPWSADDIIAYLTDEVLRQLATTGVPFRPGARELLADLKASGVRTALVTMSMRRMALSVVELIDFPAFDLVVAGDDVERPKPHPDPYLQAADALGVDIRDTVAIEDSPNGLRSALASGAVSLGVPLMVPLDGVGAHALWPSLQGRTTTDLRELHAAHTATRLENR; encoded by the coding sequence ATGACTTCTCCGGCCCCCGCCGCCGTCCTCTGGGACATGGACGGCACGCTCGTCGACACCGAGCCGTACTGGATGGCCGCGGAGACCCCGCTGGTCGAGCGTTTCGGCGGCACCTGGACGCACGAGCAGGCCCTGGGGATGGTCGGCCTCGCCCTCGAGGACTCCGCCCGGCTGCTGCAGAACGCCGGCGTCCCCTGGAGCGCCGACGACATCATCGCGTACCTGACCGACGAGGTGCTGCGCCAGCTCGCCACCACCGGCGTGCCGTTCCGGCCCGGTGCGCGCGAACTGCTCGCCGACCTGAAGGCCTCGGGGGTGCGTACGGCGCTCGTGACGATGTCGATGCGCCGGATGGCACTTTCGGTCGTCGAGCTCATCGACTTCCCCGCCTTCGACCTCGTCGTCGCCGGTGACGACGTGGAGCGTCCCAAGCCCCACCCCGACCCCTACCTTCAAGCGGCGGATGCGCTCGGCGTCGACATCCGTGACACCGTCGCCATCGAAGACAGCCCCAACGGCCTGCGCTCGGCCCTCGCCAGCGGCGCGGTGTCGCTCGGCGTCCCCCTGATGGTTCCGCTCGACGGCGTGGGTGCGCACGCGCTGTGGCCGAGCCTTCAGGGCCGCACCACCACCGATCTGCGCGAGCTGCACGCCGCGCACACTGCCACCCGGCTGGAGAACCGATGA
- a CDS encoding M20/M25/M40 family metallo-hydrolase — protein sequence MSEPETDVPEVARVAADLIRFDTSNYGGGRANGEREAAEYVGAYLEQLGLDTEYYEPVERRTNVCARVPGRNPDKPALILHGHLDVVPAVAEDWSVDPFAGEIRDGILWGRGAVDMKDMDAMILTSVAELLRAGEQPERDVIVAFFADEENGGVEGSARVVQDRPEWFAGATEAISEVGGYSIAVGDRRAYLLQVGEKALIWIKLIARGRAGHGSGLHPDNAVTRLAEAVTALGRTEWPIRLTDTTAALLAGLAEITGDDAGDPDALALRTGAASSFIRSTLRTTTNPTGVTAGYKHNVIPDRAEAWIDVRVLPGTEAAALADIRRIVGDGIEIEIVHQDIGLEVPFSGDLVDAMVAQLGRHDPGVPVVPYLMGGGTDNKALSTLGISGYGFAPLRLPADLDFTGMFHGVDERVPVDALEFGRRVFADLLRTY from the coding sequence ATGTCCGAGCCCGAAACCGACGTCCCCGAGGTCGCGCGCGTCGCCGCGGATCTCATCCGGTTCGACACCTCGAACTACGGCGGCGGCCGCGCGAACGGCGAACGCGAAGCGGCGGAATACGTCGGCGCCTACCTCGAGCAGCTCGGCCTCGACACCGAGTACTACGAGCCCGTCGAGCGCCGCACCAACGTGTGCGCCCGCGTGCCCGGTCGCAACCCCGACAAGCCCGCGCTGATCCTGCACGGCCACCTCGACGTCGTCCCCGCCGTCGCCGAGGACTGGAGCGTCGACCCGTTCGCCGGTGAGATCCGCGACGGCATCCTGTGGGGTCGCGGTGCCGTCGACATGAAGGACATGGATGCCATGATCCTCACCTCCGTCGCCGAGCTGCTGCGCGCGGGGGAGCAGCCCGAACGCGACGTGATCGTGGCGTTCTTCGCCGACGAGGAGAACGGCGGCGTGGAGGGATCCGCGCGCGTCGTCCAGGACAGGCCCGAGTGGTTCGCCGGAGCGACCGAGGCGATCAGCGAGGTCGGCGGCTATTCGATCGCCGTGGGAGACCGGCGCGCGTACCTGCTCCAGGTGGGCGAGAAGGCCCTCATCTGGATCAAGCTGATCGCCCGCGGTCGCGCCGGCCACGGCAGCGGCTTGCATCCCGACAACGCCGTCACCCGACTGGCCGAAGCGGTCACGGCCCTCGGCCGCACCGAGTGGCCGATCCGGCTCACCGACACGACGGCGGCGCTGCTGGCGGGGCTGGCCGAGATCACGGGTGACGACGCGGGCGACCCCGACGCTCTCGCCCTGCGCACCGGCGCGGCATCCAGCTTCATCCGCTCGACGCTGCGCACGACGACCAACCCCACGGGGGTGACCGCGGGCTACAAGCACAACGTCATCCCCGACCGCGCCGAGGCGTGGATCGACGTGCGCGTGCTGCCGGGCACGGAGGCGGCCGCCCTCGCAGACATCCGACGGATCGTCGGCGACGGGATCGAGATCGAGATCGTCCATCAGGACATCGGCCTCGAGGTGCCGTTCTCCGGTGACCTCGTCGATGCGATGGTCGCTCAGCTCGGCCGCCACGACCCGGGCGTGCCCGTGGTGCCGTATCTCATGGGCGGCGGCACCGACAACAAGGCCCTCTCCACCCTCGGAATCTCCGGTTACGGATTCGCACCGTTGCGACTTCCCGCCGATCTCGACTTCACCGGAATGTTCCACGGTGTCGACGAGCGCGTCCCCGTCGATGCGCTCGAGTTCGGTCGACGTGTTTTCGCCGACCTCCTCCGGACGTACTGA
- a CDS encoding SGNH/GDSL hydrolase family protein, with protein MTLDPHSPRTSPSPDNSGTHPWRRFVAIGDSFTEGIGDPLPDGGHRGWADRVAEVLASQVDDFAYANLAVRGKLIGQIVADQIEPALALKPDLITFSAGGNDVIRPGSDPDAVAQQFEDAVIRLRRDNATVVVFTAIDTEFTPVFRGIRGKVAIYNENIRAIADVHDCVVADQWGLKEVQDMRFFDDDRLHYNALGHHEVARMVLRALNVPNDLQPQQPEALTATTWRAAREKDLVWARSYLVPWVLRRLRHQSSGDHIQAKRPEPLPVITLAPGPDAAASPGTPV; from the coding sequence ATGACACTCGATCCGCACTCGCCCCGCACCTCGCCCTCGCCCGACAATTCCGGCACGCACCCCTGGCGCCGCTTCGTCGCCATCGGCGACTCGTTCACCGAGGGCATCGGCGACCCGCTGCCCGACGGCGGCCACCGGGGGTGGGCCGATCGCGTCGCCGAGGTTCTGGCATCCCAGGTCGACGACTTCGCATACGCCAATCTCGCCGTACGCGGCAAGCTCATCGGGCAGATCGTCGCCGACCAGATCGAGCCCGCGTTGGCGCTCAAGCCCGACCTCATCACGTTCTCCGCCGGCGGCAATGACGTGATCCGTCCGGGCAGCGATCCCGACGCCGTCGCCCAGCAGTTCGAGGATGCCGTCATCCGCCTGCGTCGCGACAACGCCACCGTCGTCGTTTTCACGGCGATCGACACCGAGTTCACGCCCGTGTTCCGTGGCATCCGGGGCAAGGTCGCGATCTACAACGAGAACATCCGCGCGATCGCGGACGTTCACGACTGCGTCGTCGCCGATCAGTGGGGACTGAAAGAAGTGCAGGACATGCGCTTCTTCGACGACGACCGGCTGCACTACAACGCGCTCGGTCATCACGAGGTGGCCCGGATGGTGCTGCGAGCGCTCAACGTGCCGAACGACCTGCAGCCGCAGCAGCCCGAGGCACTGACCGCCACGACCTGGCGCGCCGCGCGCGAGAAGGACCTCGTCTGGGCGCGCTCGTACCTGGTTCCGTGGGTTCTGCGGCGGCTGCGGCACCAGTCGTCGGGCGACCACATCCAGGCGAAGCGGCCCGAGCCGCTGCCCGTCATCACCCTCGCGCCGGGTCCGGATGCCGCGGCCTCGCCCGGGACGCCGGTCTGA
- a CDS encoding isopenicillin N synthase family dioxygenase, which produces MPPFAVPKIDISAWVGPGSPDARAAVVAAVDHACRTVGFMQIVGHGIPDAVITDFTEALDDFFALPLDAKKQYVRPSGENRGYSPPKSESLSYSLGVDPVTRMNDFFEAFNVGTSAAEYPGSTATAADYAENTWPTETTTFEPAVTAYYDEARRVAHTLTRIFAAALRVREDFFDDVTDHSIDVLRMNNYALPPGSIELGAELTGMGEHTDFGLVTVLWADQVKGLQVLGQDGSWNDVAPADGALLVNLGDVAARLTNDKWMSTLHRVKPPIIDGTIERRRSAAFFHDGNADAVIAPLPGFVTAESPALYDPVTVSEHIAAKLGGSRAGRKNVSAVREAARLAGTRG; this is translated from the coding sequence ATGCCTCCGTTCGCCGTGCCAAAAATCGACATCTCGGCCTGGGTGGGTCCCGGCTCCCCCGACGCGCGCGCTGCGGTGGTGGCGGCTGTCGACCATGCGTGCCGCACCGTGGGGTTCATGCAGATCGTGGGTCATGGCATCCCGGATGCCGTGATCACCGATTTCACGGAGGCGCTCGACGACTTCTTCGCCCTCCCGCTGGATGCCAAGAAGCAGTATGTGCGGCCGTCGGGTGAGAACCGCGGCTACAGCCCGCCGAAGAGCGAGTCACTGAGCTACAGCCTGGGTGTCGATCCCGTGACGCGGATGAACGACTTCTTCGAGGCGTTCAACGTGGGCACGTCGGCGGCGGAGTATCCGGGGAGCACGGCCACGGCCGCGGACTACGCCGAGAACACCTGGCCGACCGAGACGACGACATTCGAGCCGGCGGTCACCGCGTACTACGACGAAGCGCGTCGGGTGGCGCACACGCTCACACGGATCTTCGCGGCCGCGTTGCGCGTTCGGGAGGACTTCTTCGACGACGTCACCGACCACTCCATCGACGTGCTGCGGATGAACAACTACGCCCTGCCGCCGGGCTCGATCGAGCTGGGTGCGGAGTTGACGGGCATGGGCGAGCACACCGACTTCGGGCTCGTCACCGTGCTGTGGGCCGACCAGGTGAAGGGCTTGCAGGTGCTCGGTCAGGACGGGTCGTGGAACGACGTCGCCCCCGCCGACGGCGCGCTGCTGGTGAATCTCGGCGACGTGGCGGCCCGCCTGACGAACGACAAGTGGATGTCGACCCTGCACCGCGTGAAGCCGCCGATCATCGACGGCACGATCGAGCGGCGCCGGTCGGCGGCGTTCTTCCACGACGGCAACGCCGACGCGGTCATCGCCCCGCTGCCCGGTTTCGTCACCGCCGAGTCACCGGCCCTGTACGACCCGGTGACGGTCAGCGAGCACATCGCCGCGAAGCTCGGCGGCTCGCGGGCCGGCCGGAAGAACGTCTCGGCCGTGCGCGAGGCGGCACGCTTGGCCGGCACCCGCGGCTGA
- a CDS encoding DEAD/DEAH box helicase, giving the protein MPGEEPTSVDGVEPHFGSFAAEHLSPSFPQRAPWGTAQRLRAWQAEALDLYFGLDGPDGEGKGPRDFLAAATPGAGKTTFALRLASELMRRRVVDRIVVVAPTEHLKTQWAEAAARVGIRLDPFFSNRHATPSRQYHGVAVTYAQVAVKAEVHQRLTMDARTLVILDEVHHGGDALSWGDALREAYSRATRRLLLSGTPFRSDTAPIPFVEYHPNAKGIRLSRTDYAYGYKRALEDGVVRPVFFLVYAGQMRWRTKAGEEMEAQLGQDNTKDITSQAWRTALDPNGDWIPAVLRSADRRLTEVRETVPDAGGLVIATDQTAARAYAAILEDIGGEKVTVVLSDEAEASSRIEEFSKGTSRWMVAVRMVSEGVDVPRLAVGVYATSASTPLFFAQAIGRFVRARRRGETASVFLPNVPQLLALAGEMEAQREHALDRDSDADDQWNAEEDMMDAAEREDKASDALEQEFEYQALGSLAHFDRVLFDGQEFGQLAVPGTIEEEEFLGIPGLLEPEQVHEVLMSRATRQSRHRSTREATEKESGIEPPSVDDGGLPGPLHRTLKEQRQLLNTMVGLYARQSGEPHGLVHAELRRICGGPAVSHATVAQLQARIDVLRKRVHS; this is encoded by the coding sequence ATCCCCGGCGAAGAACCCACGTCGGTCGACGGCGTCGAACCCCACTTCGGCTCGTTCGCCGCCGAGCACCTCTCGCCGTCGTTCCCGCAGCGCGCGCCGTGGGGAACCGCGCAGCGCCTGCGTGCCTGGCAGGCCGAGGCGCTCGACCTCTACTTCGGCCTCGACGGACCCGACGGCGAGGGCAAAGGACCCCGCGACTTCCTCGCCGCCGCCACCCCCGGCGCCGGTAAGACCACGTTCGCCCTGCGCCTCGCGTCCGAGCTCATGCGCCGTCGCGTCGTCGACCGCATCGTCGTGGTCGCCCCCACCGAGCACCTCAAGACCCAGTGGGCCGAGGCGGCCGCGCGGGTCGGCATCCGTCTCGATCCCTTCTTCTCCAACCGCCACGCCACGCCCTCGCGGCAGTACCACGGCGTTGCGGTCACGTACGCGCAGGTCGCCGTGAAGGCCGAGGTGCACCAGCGCCTGACGATGGATGCCAGGACACTCGTCATCCTCGACGAGGTGCACCACGGCGGCGACGCCCTGAGCTGGGGAGACGCGCTGCGCGAGGCCTACAGCCGCGCGACGCGCCGCCTGCTGCTGTCGGGAACGCCGTTCCGCAGCGACACCGCGCCGATCCCGTTCGTGGAGTACCACCCGAACGCCAAGGGCATCCGGCTCTCGCGCACCGACTACGCCTACGGCTACAAACGCGCCCTCGAAGACGGCGTTGTGCGCCCGGTCTTCTTCCTCGTCTACGCCGGCCAGATGCGCTGGCGCACCAAAGCGGGCGAAGAGATGGAGGCCCAGCTCGGCCAGGACAACACCAAAGACATCACCTCGCAGGCCTGGCGCACCGCGCTCGACCCGAACGGCGACTGGATCCCGGCCGTCCTCCGCTCCGCCGATCGTCGCCTGACCGAGGTGCGCGAGACGGTTCCGGATGCCGGGGGCCTGGTCATCGCGACCGACCAGACCGCCGCGCGGGCGTACGCCGCCATCCTCGAAGACATCGGCGGCGAGAAGGTCACCGTCGTCCTGTCCGACGAAGCCGAGGCGTCGAGTCGTATCGAGGAGTTCTCGAAGGGCACGAGCCGCTGGATGGTCGCCGTCCGCATGGTGTCGGAGGGCGTCGACGTCCCACGCCTCGCCGTCGGCGTGTACGCCACGAGCGCCTCGACGCCGCTGTTCTTCGCCCAGGCCATCGGCCGTTTCGTGCGCGCTCGCCGTCGTGGTGAGACGGCGAGCGTGTTCCTGCCGAACGTGCCGCAGCTGCTCGCCCTCGCCGGTGAGATGGAGGCGCAGCGCGAGCACGCCCTCGACCGCGACAGCGACGCGGACGACCAGTGGAACGCCGAAGAAGACATGATGGATGCCGCCGAGCGCGAGGACAAGGCCTCCGACGCGCTCGAGCAGGAGTTCGAGTACCAGGCCCTCGGGTCGCTCGCGCACTTCGACCGCGTGCTCTTCGACGGCCAGGAATTCGGCCAGCTCGCCGTGCCCGGGACGATCGAGGAGGAGGAGTTCCTCGGCATCCCGGGCCTTCTCGAACCCGAGCAGGTGCACGAGGTGCTCATGTCGCGGGCGACGCGGCAGTCGCGACACCGCTCCACCCGCGAGGCGACAGAGAAGGAGAGCGGCATCGAGCCGCCGAGCGTCGACGACGGCGGCCTGCCGGGGCCGCTCCATCGCACCCTCAAGGAGCAGCGGCAACTGCTCAACACCATGGTGGGTCTGTACGCGCGCCAGAGCGGCGAGCCGCACGGTCTCGTGCACGCCGAGCTCCGCCGCATCTGCGGGGGGCCCGCCGTGTCGCACGCCACCGTCGCGCAGCTGCAGGCACGCATCGACGTGCTGCGCAAGCGCGTGCATTCCTGA
- a CDS encoding LysE family translocator → MSIAFLLTTLVVVATPGTGAVYSIAAGLSRGSRAGVVAAFGCTLGVVPHMIAAITGLAAILNASAVAFQTIKWLGVAYLLYLAWQVWRDRSLIEVDADSSPVSFWTVIRTAVLINLLNPKLTIFFFAFLPQFVPAGEADGTWHMIGLSLVFMALTFVVFALYGVFAAAMRAQVITRPKVMAWLRRTFAATYVLLAGRLALESR, encoded by the coding sequence ATGAGCATTGCGTTCCTGCTGACCACCCTGGTCGTCGTCGCCACACCCGGCACCGGTGCGGTGTACTCGATCGCCGCGGGCCTCTCCCGCGGTTCGAGGGCCGGTGTGGTCGCCGCTTTCGGCTGCACGCTGGGCGTCGTGCCGCACATGATCGCCGCCATCACGGGGCTTGCCGCGATCCTCAACGCGTCGGCGGTCGCGTTCCAGACCATCAAGTGGCTGGGCGTGGCCTACCTGCTGTATCTCGCGTGGCAGGTGTGGCGCGATCGTTCCCTCATCGAGGTGGATGCCGACTCTTCACCCGTGTCGTTCTGGACGGTCATCCGTACGGCGGTGCTCATCAACCTCCTCAACCCGAAGCTGACCATCTTCTTCTTCGCCTTCCTGCCGCAGTTCGTGCCCGCGGGGGAGGCGGACGGCACCTGGCACATGATCGGTCTGAGCCTGGTGTTCATGGCGTTGACGTTCGTCGTCTTCGCGCTGTACGGCGTCTTCGCGGCGGCGATGCGGGCCCAGGTCATCACGCGCCCGAAGGTCATGGCCTGGCTGCGCCGGACGTTCGCCGCGACGTACGTGCTGCTCGCCGGGCGCCTGGCTCTCGAGAGCCGGTGA
- a CDS encoding VIT1/CCC1 transporter family protein, which produces MTTLATPTARDRRRWARYLVDERAEARVYRELAARRTGEERDILLALAEAEGRHEQHWIDLLGEKPQRLPHPGVGTRLLAWMARRFGSIFVLALAQNAEARSPYADEPYATAAMAADERVHHEVVRGLAARGRRRLSGTFRAAVFGANDGLVSNLALVMGVGATGVAPSFVLFSGIAGLLAGALSMGAGEFVSVRSQRELLQATEESDFADSALPHLDLDANELALVYRTRGMDPDDALAKAREVVTAAQAGTAPAAAAPGENAHDVVGSAWGASISSFLFFASGAIVPVLPWILGMSGLGAVVLALVLVGIALMGTGAMVGLLSGASPLKRGLRQLAIGFGAAAVTYVLGLAFGVTAA; this is translated from the coding sequence GTGACGACCCTCGCCACCCCCACCGCCCGCGACCGCCGCCGCTGGGCGCGGTACCTCGTCGATGAGCGCGCCGAAGCGCGCGTGTATCGCGAGCTCGCCGCGCGTCGAACGGGCGAAGAGCGCGACATCCTGCTCGCGCTCGCCGAGGCCGAGGGCCGCCACGAGCAGCACTGGATCGACCTGCTGGGCGAGAAGCCGCAGCGTCTGCCGCACCCCGGCGTCGGCACCCGCCTGCTGGCGTGGATGGCCCGCCGCTTCGGGTCGATCTTCGTGCTCGCGCTCGCTCAGAACGCCGAGGCCCGCTCGCCCTACGCCGACGAGCCCTACGCGACGGCCGCCATGGCGGCCGATGAGCGGGTTCACCACGAGGTCGTCCGCGGACTCGCCGCGCGCGGGCGCCGGCGCCTGTCGGGGACCTTTCGCGCCGCCGTCTTCGGCGCGAACGACGGCCTCGTCTCCAACCTGGCACTCGTCATGGGCGTCGGCGCCACCGGTGTCGCCCCCAGCTTCGTGCTGTTCAGCGGCATCGCCGGGCTGCTGGCGGGCGCTCTGTCGATGGGCGCGGGCGAGTTCGTGTCGGTGCGGTCGCAGCGCGAGCTGCTCCAAGCCACCGAGGAGAGCGATTTCGCCGACTCCGCCCTGCCCCACCTGGACCTGGATGCCAACGAGCTCGCCCTGGTCTACCGCACGCGCGGCATGGACCCGGATGACGCCCTCGCCAAGGCCCGCGAGGTCGTCACAGCCGCTCAGGCGGGCACCGCACCGGCTGCCGCGGCGCCGGGGGAGAACGCTCACGACGTCGTCGGCAGCGCCTGGGGTGCGTCGATCTCGAGCTTCCTGTTCTTCGCCTCGGGTGCCATCGTCCCCGTGCTGCCGTGGATCCTCGGTATGAGCGGTCTCGGGGCCGTCGTGCTCGCGCTCGTGCTCGTCGGCATCGCCCTGATGGGCACCGGTGCCATGGTGGGCCTGCTCTCGGGCGCGTCGCCGCTCAAGCGCGGCCTGCGGCAGCTCGCGATCGGCTTCGGTGCGGCGGCGGTCACCTACGTGCTCGGTCTGGCGTTCGGGGTCACCGCGGCCTGA
- a CDS encoding PAC2 family protein yields the protein MDALGRRIIVAAFDGWNDAGEAASAAASMLRADVEYEVVHSVDPELYFDYQYTRPQIGLDAEGRRTLTWPEAKLLRPTRRSDDAEIWLLVGVEPARAWQAFAAEFIDVALREDVTGFVALGSMMSDVPHTRPISVFAGSDNDAVRQSLGLERSLYEGPVGILSAIGHASEQVGIPTASLWASVPHYVAGHTPSPKATLALLERLETITGITVPRGDLESESRQWEASIDAAAADDDEMSDYIRQLEQTRDTWDSPEASGDAIAQEFERYLRRGGEGPAKPGRDDPPRR from the coding sequence GTGGACGCACTGGGTCGCCGGATCATCGTCGCCGCTTTCGACGGCTGGAACGACGCCGGAGAGGCCGCGTCAGCGGCGGCGTCGATGCTGCGCGCCGACGTCGAGTACGAGGTCGTCCACTCCGTGGATCCGGAGCTGTACTTCGATTACCAGTACACACGCCCCCAGATCGGACTGGATGCCGAGGGTCGTCGCACCCTGACCTGGCCCGAGGCGAAGCTGCTGCGCCCCACCCGTCGCTCGGACGACGCGGAGATCTGGTTGCTCGTGGGCGTCGAACCCGCTCGCGCCTGGCAGGCCTTCGCCGCGGAGTTCATCGACGTCGCGCTGCGTGAGGACGTCACCGGGTTCGTGGCGCTCGGATCGATGATGTCCGACGTGCCGCACACCCGCCCGATCTCCGTCTTCGCCGGCAGCGACAACGACGCCGTTCGCCAGTCGCTCGGCCTCGAGCGGAGCCTGTACGAGGGGCCCGTCGGCATCCTGAGCGCGATCGGTCACGCGTCGGAGCAGGTGGGAATCCCCACGGCGAGCCTGTGGGCGAGCGTGCCCCACTACGTCGCGGGCCACACCCCGTCGCCCAAGGCCACTCTGGCCCTGCTGGAACGGCTCGAGACGATCACCGGCATCACCGTGCCCCGCGGAGACCTCGAGTCCGAGTCGCGTCAGTGGGAAGCCTCGATCGACGCCGCGGCGGCCGACGACGACGAGATGAGCGACTACATCCGTCAGCTCGAGCAGACGCGTGACACGTGGGACTCCCCCGAGGCGTCGGGGGACGCGATCGCGCAGGAGTTCGAGCGATATCTGCGCCGCGGAGGCGAAGGTCCCGCCAAGCCCGGCCGCGACGACCCGCCCCGGCGCTGA